Genomic window (Streptosporangium brasiliense):
GCTTGCTGCGCGGCTGGCGGGTCGGCTGCTGGCGGGTCGGCTTGGGCTCCGGCGGCGCGGGCGGCGCCTCGGGCTCGGGAGCGGCCTTCTTGACCTTGCTCAGCAGGCTCGGCTTGGGCTCGGGGGTCACCATGTTGCCCTTGGCGTCGACCACCGGGGAGGGGTTGCGGCTGTAGAACCAGTGCTGCTGCCCGAGGGTCCAGAGGTTGGTGGTGACCCAGTAGAGGATCAGACCGAGGGGGAAGTTCAGCGAGAAGATCGCGAACAGCGGCGAGATGTACATCAGGATCTTCTGCTGCTGCGCCATCGGGTTGTCCGGCATCTGCGCCATCGAGCGGCCCACGCTCTGCCGGACGGTGAGGAACGTGGTCAGCGAGCTGATCGCCACGAAGATCGCGAGAACGACCTTGGTGGCGATCGGGTCGGCACCCAGCTTGATGATGTCGGCCGAGTCGGTCCAGAACGTCGCCGGCAGGGGCGCGCCGAAGATGTGCGCCGCGCGGGCGCTGTCGACGAGATGCTGCGTCATGCCGAACTTGAGCTGGCCGTGGGCCATCGCGTTCAGCACGGTGAACATCGAGATGAAGATCGGGAACTGGGCCACGATCGGCAGACAGCCACCCAGCGGGTTGGCCCCCTGCCCCTGGTACAGCGCCATGACCTCCTGGTTCATGCGCTGCTTGTCGTTCTTGTAACGCTTGCGGATCTCCTGGACCTTCGGTGCCAGTTCCTGCATCTTCTTCGACGAGCGCATCTGCTTGAGGAAGAGGGGGAAGATCAGCAGCCGCATCAGCACGGTCAGGGTGATGATGGTCAGCGCCCAGGTCAGCCCGCTGTCAGGGGCGAGGAAGCTGCTATAACCCTGGTGAATCCAGGTGATGACTTGGGCGACGGCTGTGTATAGCCAATTCAGCCAGGACAGCTCCACCGAGCTAGCTCCCTTGCGTTTCGTCGGACCGGACCGGGCGTGGGGGCACCGGGTCAAAACCTCCGGGATGGAATGGGTGGCAACGCCCGATTCTGCGGATCGTCAACCATGTGCCGCGCAACGCACCGTGGACGGCCATCGCCTCAAGGCCGTAAGCGCTGCACGAAGGGTGGAAGCGGCAACGGGGACCCAGCAGAGGGCTCACGAATGTCCGGTAGAACCGGATAGGAGCCATCAGGATCCTGGCTGCCGGAGAAACTCCGGCGATCTGCTGCGCCGTCATCATCGCCCATCCATGTGAGCCTTGGAAGGCTCTCGCCGCCTGAGTAAACGATCCAGCGCGACGTCGAGTTCGGCGGCAAGGCGCTCGCTCCGCGCGGACGCGGCCGATGGATTGGCGCGTACAACCAGCAGGCTACCTCTCGGGAGACGGTGAAGACGGTCCCGGACGAGGTGTCTCAGCTGACGTTTGACTCTGTTGCGGACGACCGCGCCTCCCACGGCGCGGCTCACCACGAATCCCACCAGGGGTGGCTCGTCGCCGTCCGCGCGCACGCTCAAGTGCGCGACCAGGGCGGGACGGCCTGCACGGCTTCCCTTTCTGACCGCGTTTGCGAACTCATCGCCCCGGCGCATGCGGGACCCGGACGGCAACACGCGAGAACCTTGGTGACCCTGGGCAGGTACGGCTATCGCCCGCCGACATCACGGCCGGCGGGCGACGGGACGCTGCTGCCTTGGCCCGGCGGACCGGGCACAACGGATGCGTCAGGCGGAGAGCTCGGCGCGGCCCTTGCGACGGCGGGCGGCCAGGATGGCGCGGCCGGCGCGGGTGCGCATCCGCAGCCGGAAGCCGTGGGTCTTCGCGCGACGACGGTTGTTCGGCTGGAAAGTACGCTTGCTCACGAGTGGGCTCCAGGCTTCAAAACGCGTCCCCAGCACATGGGGACGCTCGGCAGTGGCTGGCTTACGGTAAGCGGGGCATGCGAAATAGCCGTCGCGTGGTAAGCCGACCGTCGTACGTTACGGGGAACGCGTGTCCCAGGTCAAACCGGAAAGCACGTGGAGCTAGGTTATCCACGGATCCACAGCCCCTTTATCCACCGACACCCCGCCGTCCACAGGATGTGCACTCAGCCCCCCTCGTGGTGCCACTAGGCTGTGGACAACGTCTTGAACACGGCTGTGGACAGGGCTACTGTCGGCCCTCCCAGACCCACTCTCCGCTGCCGGAATGCGTCAGGCGGCAAGTGGGGGGCTGTGCACACCGTGTGGATTCGCTGTGGATTACAGACAGCGACCCCGCCGGGCCACGGGCAGGCCGACATGTGGACAACGGGGGAATCCGATGCGCCCGGCGGTTCATCGGTGTGGATAAACAGATCGCGGTGAGCTCAGCGGGGGCCGCGTCGGAGGAGGTGAGCCGGGCAGTGGATGGAATGGACCTCGGCGCGGTGTGGGCACGGGCTCTGGAGAACTCCCTCAACGAGAGCGTCCCGTCCCAGCAGCGTGTCTGGCTCAGCATGACCCGGCCCTTCGGCCTCATGAACGACACCGTGGTGCTCGCCGCCCCCACCGATTTCGCCAGAGATGTCCTGGAGAACAAGCTCCGTCCCCTGATCAGCCACGCGCTCTCCCAGGAGTTCGGCCGCCCGATGCGGGTGGCGGTCATGGTCGACCCCAGCGCCACGGGCTCCGACTCCGGCGTCGCCTCCCGCCCGGAGTCCTATCCACAGGCGCCGCCGCAGAGTTATCCACAGGGCGGTGGACAGCAGCAGGGTTATGCACAGCCGGTGAACGCCCAGCACCACGGCGGATCCGGGCCCCAGCACCCCTACCCGGCCGCCGGGCCCGCCGCACCGCCGTCCACCGAATATCCACAGCACCAACCACAGGCCCAGCCGTTCTCCTACTCCTACCAGCACATGGAGGAGCCGGCTCAGCCGTACCTCCCGGCGGAGCCCTCCCCGGCCCCGCCGCCGGCCGAGCAGGGCGGCGGATACGGCCGCGGCGGATACACCCCGCAGCCCCCTCCCGCCTCGCGCCCTGAGCCCGACACCTTCGAGCGTCCCGCGCAGCCGGCGGCCGGCCCGGTGCCCAACAGATGGGACGGCCGCGGCGGCCGCACCCAGGGCGAACCCGCCCGGCTGAACCCGAAATACACCTTCGAGACCTTCGTCATCGGCTCCAGCAACCGCTTCGCCCACGCGGCCGCGGTCGCGGTGGCCGAGGCGCCGGCCAAGGCGTACAACCCGCTGTTCATCTACGGTGACTCGGGCCTGGGGAAGACCCACCTGCTGCACGCGATCGGCCACTACGCGCAGAGCCTCTACGACGGCGCGCGGGTGAGATACGTCAGCTCTGAGGAGTTCACCAACGACTTCATCAACTCCATCCGCGACCACAAGGCCGACGGCTTCCGCAGCCGCTACCGGGCCGTGGACATCCTGCTCGTTGACGACATCCAGTTCCTGGAGGGCAAGGAGCAGACCCAGGAGGAGTTCTTCCACACCTTCAACACCCTGCACAACGCCAACAAGCAGATCGTCATCTCCAGCGACCGGGCGCCCAAGCAGCTCGTCACCCTGGAAGACCGGCTCCGCAACCGGTTCGAGTGGGGCCTGATCACCGACGTCCAGCCGCCGGAGCTGGAGACCCGCATCGCGATCCTGCGCAAGAAGGCGATCCAGGAGGGCCTGGCCGCCCCGCCCGAGGTGCTGGAATACATCGCCAGCCGCATCTCCACCAACATCCGCGAGCTGGAGGGGGCCCTGATCAGGGTCACCGCGTTCGCCAGCCTCAACCGGCAGTCGGTGGACCTGCAGCTCACCGAGGTCGTGCTCAAGGACCTGATCACCGAGGACGCCGGCTCCGAGATAACGGTCGCCACGATCATGGCCTCCACCGCCGCCTACTTCGGCCTGTCGATCGACGACCTGTGCGGCGGGTCGCGCTCACGCGTCCTGGTCACCGCCCGGCAGATCGCCATGTATCTGTGCCGGGAGCTCACCGACATGTCGCTGCCGAAGATCGGTCAGCAGTTCGGCGGACGCGACCACACCACGGTCATGCACGCCGACCGGAAGATCCGCTCGCTCATGGCGGAGCGTCGGTCCATCTACAACCAGGTCAACGAACTCACCACGCGGATCAAGCAGCAGTCGCGCAATGGATGAGATTCGCCCTGGCGTGATGCACAGGCTGTGGAAAACCTTGTGGATCAGTGGTACGGGGCCGGCCGGCGGGTTCGATCGGCGCCGCCGACCATGATCAACGCCGGATCGGGGGGTTCCGGGTGCCCACACGGCCTGGGGACAACTCTGGGGAGAACCTGGGGACAACTCGTGGACAACTTGGGGAGAACCTGGGGACGCCCTGTGAAGAGAGTTTTCCCCAGGGACAAAACGCCTTCCTACCCCGTGGAGAACCTGGGGAAACCTCGTGGATAACCGGTGGACGACGGCACCAAGATCTGGGGATGGCCTGTGTGTACAGCTCGGTTCTCCCCAGCCCCGCGAGTTCTCCACACCCGTCACCCACACCCCCAGTGGATGAAAAAACTATAGTTGACCTGCGGAAACAGCGATCTTCCACAGTTTCCACAGCCCCTAATGCGATGACCCCTTGTATCTCTAACTAGAAACTCAAGACCCATAGAGGGGTTCCGGGGAGCGCATGTGCGGGACAGTGAACACTCGAACCCAAGGCATCGAGCGAAGAGCGCTCGACACACAGGAGGCAGATCCACGTGATGTTCCGGATCGAGCGAGACGTACTCGCTGAGGCGGTCGCATGGACGGCACGCAGTCTTCCGGCGCGTCCCTCCGTGCCGGTGCTGGCCGGCATGCGCCTGGAAGTCACGGAGACGGGGCAGCTCAAGCTCTCCGGCTTCGACTACGAGGTCTCCGCCGAGGTGACCCTCGAACCGCAGAGCGGCGAGGCGGGCGTGGTGCTCGTCTCGGGCAAGCTCCTCGCCGAGATCACCCGCGCGCTGCCCGCACAGCCTGTGGACTTCGTCGTGGAGGGCGCCAAGGCTGTCGTCACCTGTGGCAGCGCCCGGTTCACACTTCTCACCATGCCTGTGGAGGACTACCCCTCCCTGCCGACGATGCCCCCGGCCGCCGGGCGGGTGGGCAGCGACGTGTTCGCCTCGGCGGTCGGCCAGGTCGCGGTGGCGGCGGGCAAGGACGACACCCTGCCGATGCTGACCGGCGTGCGCATGGAGATCGAGGGCGACACCGTCACCCTCGCCGCCACCGACCGCTACCGCCTCGCCGTGCGGGAGCTGAAGTGGCAGCCGGGCCAGCCCGACTTCTCGGCGATCGCCATGATCCCGGGCAAGACCCTCGCCGACGCCGCCAAGGCCCTGGGGAGCACCGGCGCCGAGGTCGAGATCGCGATGAGCTCCGTCGGCGGCACCGGCGAAGGCATGATCGGCTTCTCCAGCGCCGGCCGCCGCACCACCACCCGGCTGCTCGACCCGGAGTTCCCCAAATACCGCTCGCTGCTGCCGACCGAGTTCTCCGCGCGGGCGGACCTGTCCACGAGCGCGTTCGTCGAGGCCGTCAAGCGCGTGGCCCTGGTCGCCGAGCGCAACACCCCGGTCCGGCTGGCCTTCCGCGGCGACGAGGTCGTCCTGGAGGCGGGCAGCGGCGACGAGGCCCAGGCCGTCGAGGTGCTCCCGGTGGACTTCGAGGGCGACGACATCAACATCGCCTTCAACCACCAGTTCCTGCTGGAGGGCCTGGGCGCGATCGACTCCGACGTCGCCCGCCTGCAGATGACGACCTCCACCAAGCCCGCCATCCTCACCGGCGGCAAGCCTGTGGACGACGGGGGCGTCCCCGACTACCGCTACCTGATCATGCCCATCCGCCTGTCCAGCTGAATACTTGTCCCGGAGCGTCCCCGGGATCCGTCCGCGGGCGCGGAGCGGATCGGGGAGGCGTGAATGGGCCTAGCCATGATCAAGGCGTGTCTCAACGGCAACAGGGAGCCGGGGGCGCACCCGGCCCTCCCCCTGACGCCCCTGGAGCTCGCTGAGGCGGCCCGTGAGGCCCGTGAGGCGGGTGCGGCGGCCGTGCACATGCATCCGCGTGACGAGGCGGGCAGCGAGACGCTCAGCGCCGTCCACATCGGTGCGGCCGTCCGCGCGGTGCGGCGGGCGTGCCCCGGGCTCCCCGTCGGGGTGAGCACAGGGCTGTGGATGACCGGCGGGGACGCGGGGGCGCGGCGCGAGGCCGTACGGGGCTGGGCCGCGCTGCCCGTGGAGGACCGGCCGGACTTCGCGTCGGTGAACCTCTCCGAACCCGGCTTCTCCGACCTGTGGCATGATCTTCGGCGGCTCGGCGTGGGCGTCGAGGCAGGGGTCTGGTCCATCGGCGACGCCGAAGCGCTCGCCGAGACCGGGCTGGAGTGCGTACGGGTGCTCGTCGAGATCATCGGAGGCTCCGCGGACACCGCCGTGTCGCGTGCGCACGCCGTGCTCGGCCGTCTCGACGAGCTCGCCGTCCCCGGCCCGCGGCTGCTCCACGGGGAGGGAGAACCTGCCTGGATACTTGTCGATGAAGCGGGGCAATTAGGTCTGGCCACGCGCATCGGTCTCGAGGACGTTCTCCACAGCCCTGTGGGCGGTCCCGTTGATGGAAACGCCGATCTGGTACGGCTTGCGCTGGCACGCCGGGTGTAGGTGGATGATGGAACCCTGAAGGGGGTGCTCGTATGCAGATCGGCATGGTCGGGCTGGGCAAGATGGGCGGCAACATGGCCGAGCGGCTGCGCCGCGGCGGTCACGACGTCGTCGGATACGACCGCGATCCCGCGGTCAGTGACGTCTCCAGCCTGAAGGACCTGGTGGACCGCCTCCAGGCGCCGCGCACGGTGTGGGTCATGGTGCCCGCCGGGGCGCCGACGCAGGCGACGGTCGAGGAACTCGGCGACCTGCTGTCGTCCGGCGACATCGTCATCGACGGTGGCAACTCGCACTATCTGGACGACCAGAAGCACGCCGCCGAGCTGGGCGCCAAGGGGATCGGCTTCATCGACTGCGGGGTCAGCGGCGGGATCTGGGGCCTGGAGAACGGCTACGCGCTGATGGTCGGCGGCTCCAAGGAGGGCGTCGAGCGGCTGATGCCGATCTTCGACACGCTCAAGCCCGAAGAGGGCGGCTTCGTCCACGCCGGTGAGGTCGGCGCCGGCCACTTCGCGAAGATGGTCCACAACGGCATCGAGTACGGCATGATGCAGGCCTTCGCCGAGGGCTGGGAGCTGCTGGAGGCCTCCGACGTCGTGACCGACGTCCCCGGTGCCTTCAAGAGCTGGCGCAACGGCACGGTCATCCGCTCGTGGCTGCTCGACCTGCTGGTCCGCGCGCTCGACGAGGACCCGGCCCTGGCCGAGCTGAAGGGCTACGCGCAGGACTCCGGCGAGGGCCGGTGGACCGTGCAGGCCGCCGTGGACCACGCGGTGCCGCTGCCGGTCATCACCGCTGCGCTCTACGCCCGCTTCGCCTCCCGGCAGGACGACTCGCCGGCCATGAAGGTCGTCGCGGCCCTGCGCAACCAGTTCGGCGGGCACGCCGTCACCTCCAAGGAGGGCGAGACCGCCAAGGGCGCCGACGCCCCGGGCGCCGACGTCGTCCCTCCGGTGGAGGCCGAGAAGTAGACCGGGTCTCCGACGGAGGCCGGAAGATCGACCGGCCCCGTACGACCCGCGCCCGAGCCCTCCCACGGGCTCGGGCCCGCAACCCCGCCGACGGGCGGGCCGCGCCGGCCCGTACGGCGCCGGTCGTGGAGACCCGCGTCCCCGCACCGGACGCGGGCCGTACGGACCGGTGGACGACCGGCCTGCCGGCGACGGACCGATGGGCGGCGGGCTTGTCAGCGCCCGTCCTCCCGCGGGCGTGCGGGCCGCGCCGGCCCGTGGACGCGGGCCGTACGGACCAGGCGAGGCCCCGGCGGGGGGCGTGTCCGACTAATCTTCCTGGGGTGCATGTCGCCAACCTCTCCCTGACCGACTTCCGGTCCTACGACACCGTCGACCTCGGCCTGGAGCCGGGGGTCACGGCCTTCGTGGGTCCCAACGGGCAGGGCAAGACCAACCTGGTCGAGGCGCTGGGATACGTGGCGACGCAGTCGAGCCACCGGGTCGCCAGCGACGGGCCGCTGGTGCGGCAGGGGGCGGCGCGGGCGATCATCCGGTCCGTGATCGTCCGGGAGGACCGGCGGGCGCTGGTCGAGCTGGAGATCAACCCGGGCCGGGCCAACCGGGCCAGGCTGAACCGCTCGCCGGTCTCGCGCCCGCGCGACGTCGTCGGGCTGCTGCGCACGGTCCTGTTCGCCCCCGAGGACCTGGCCATGGTCAAGGGAGACCCCTCCGAGCGGCGCCGCTACCTCGACGACCTGCTGGTGGCCAGGGCGCCCCGGTTCGCGGGGGTCCGCGCAGACTACGACCGGGTGCTCAAGCAGCGCGGCGCCCTGCTGCGTACGGCGGCGCAGGCCCGGCGGGGCGGCCGGAGCGGGCGGCGGGCCGAGCACGACGCGGCGTTCGCCGCGGCCGGCGCCGGAGACCCCCTGAGCACCCTGGAGGTCTGGGACGCCCATCTGGCCAGGCACGGCGCGGAGCTGCTCGCGGCCCGGCTGGAGCTGGTCGAGGCGCTGCGGCCGCTGGTCTCGGCCTCCTACGCGGCCCTCGCGCCCGGCTCGGCCCCCGCCTGCCTGGAATATCGCGGCACGCTCCCCACCGAGGCCGGGGCCGACCGCGCGACCCTGGAGGAGCGGCTCAGGGCCGGCCTGCTGGAGGTCCGCGACTCCGAGATCGAACGCGGCGTCACCCTCGTCGGCCCGCACCGCGACGACCTGTTCCTCGGCCTGGGGGAGCTGCCCGCGCGCGGTTACGCCAGCCACGGCGAGTCGTGGTCGTTCGCGCTGGCACTCCGGCTGGCCGCCTACGACCTGCTCAGGGCCGACGGCGGTGATCCGGTGCTGATCCTCGACGACGTCTTCGCCGAGCTGGACAACCAGCGCCGCCGCCGGCTGGCCGAGATCGTCGCCCCGGCCGAGCAGGTGCTGATCACCGCCGCGGTCGCCGACGACGTGCCCGCGGAGCTGGTCGGGGCCCGATACGCCGTCACCGAGGGGAGCGTGCAGCGTGTCCGATGACAGGTCCCCGGAGCACGGCCCGGCACCGTCCGGGGAGCCCCGGAGCGCGGCCGGAGAGATCAGGAGCGCATCTGGGGAGAGGGAGAGCAGGAGCGCGGCCGCGGGGAGCTCGCCGGAGCCCGGCGCGACACCGTCCGGGGAGCCCCGGGCCGTGCCCGGAGCGGACGGCCGGGCCGTCCCCGGGCCGGAGACGCCGGAGGCGGGGTCGGCCAGGAGCGCGGCGGCCAAGGGCGCGGCGCTGGCCCGCGAGAAGCTGGCCCAGGCCAAGGCGGACGCGGCCAGGAGGGGGCAGCTCCCCCGCCGGGAGCCCCGGCGCAGGGCGGCCGGCCCGCGCCGGGATTTCGGCGATCCCCAGCTTTTCGGCCGGGCCATCGCCGATCTGCTGGCCGACCGCGGCTGGGAACAGCCCGTCGCCGTGGGCGGGGTGTTCGGCCGCTGGCACGAGATCGTCGGCTCCGATCTGGCCGCGCACACCCGGCCGGAGACCTTCGCCGACGGCGAGGTCGTGGTGGTCGCCGACTCCACCGCCTGGGCGACCCAGGTGCGGCTGCTGGCAAGAACCCTGGTCAGACGCCTGAACGAGGAGCTCGGCGACGGAACGGTGCAGCGGGTGAAGGTGCGCGGCCCGCAGAACGGGCCGCGTCCCAGCGGTGGTCTGCGGGTCACCGGCAGCCGCGGCCCGGGTGACACCTACGGGTGATCGACTTCCCGGAAAACGGATCAGCGGCCTCTCTGGCGCGATGACCCCCCTCCGTGTAGGGGGATGCTTGAGTGGATGGTCGACGCGCGACAGAGCGTTCTGGAGCCCGTCAATGCCACATCACGCGCGCCGAGCCGCTAGAATGAAACCGAATTCCGGACACGTCCGTTTGCGTGTCACCCCCGGCACGTAAGCCGACTCCCCTGGGTGAGCGCATCGGGGCATTCACGACGGTGACGGGCACGGCGGGGCTGAGATTCGTTTCTCCCGCTGCATGTCCGCGGCAGGAGGATTCCGCACTTGTCCTACGACGCTAGCTCAATCACCGTTCTCGAAGGACTCGAGGCGGTCCGTAAGCGCCCGGGTATGTACATCGGCTCGACCGGAGAACGCGGTCTCCACCACCTCGTCTACGAGGTCGTGGACAACTCCGTCGACGAGGCCCTGGCCGGGCACGCCGACCGGATCGAGATCACCCTGCTCCCCGACAACGGCGTGCGGGTCGTGGACAACGGCCGTGGCATCCCCGTCGGCATGCACCCCGTCGAGAAGCGCCCCGCGGTCGAGGTCGTCCTGACCGTGCTGCACGCGGGAGGCAAGTTCGACGGCAAGTCCTACGCGGTCTCCGGCGGTCTGCACGGCGTCGGCGTCTCCGTGGTGAACGCGCTGTCCACCAGGCTGGAGGTGGAGATCCGCACCGACGGTCACTACTGGCGGCAGTCCTACGCGGACTCCCGGCCGACGGCGCCCCTGGAGAAGGGCGAGCCGACCGGCGAGACCGGCACCTCGATCACGTTCTGGGCCGACGAGACCATCTTCGAGACCACGACGTGGAGCTTCGAGACGCTCTCGCGCCGCTTCCAGGAGATGGCCTTCCTCAACAAGGGCCTGACGATCTCCATCCGGGACGAGCGGCCCGACCACATCGACGGTGAGCCCGTCGAGGTGGTCTACCACTACGAGGGCGGCCTGTCCGACTTCGTCAAGCACCTCAACTCCAAGAAGGAAGCCGCGCACCTCTCGGTGATCGACTTCGAGGAGAACGGCGAGGGGATCTCGGTCGAGATCGCCATGCAGTGGAACAACTCCTACAGCGAGTCGGTCTACACCTTCGCCAACACGATCAACACGGCCGAGGGCGGCACCCACGAGGAGGGGTTCCGGGCGGCGCTGACGTCGATCGTCAACCGCTACGCCCGCGAGCAGAAGTTCCTCAAGGAGGGCAAGGACGACAATCTCTCCGGCGAGGACATCCGTGAGGGCCTCACCGCGATCATCTCGGTGAAGCTGGCCGACCCCCAGTTCGAGGGCCAGACCAAGACCAAGCTGGGCAACACCGAGGCCAAGTCGTTCGTCCAGAAGGCCTGCAACGACCACCTGCGCGACTGGTTCGAGCGCAACCCGGGCGAGGCCAAGGACGTCATCAACAAGTCCCTGCAGGCCGCGCGCGCCCGCATCGCGGCCCGCCAGGCCCGCGACCTGACCCGGCGCAAGTCGCTGCTGGAGTCGGGTTCCGGTCTGCCCGGCAAGCTGGCCGACTGCCAGTGGAGCGATCCGGAGAAGTGCGAGCTGTTCATCGTCGAGGGTGACTCGGCGGGCGGCTCCGCCAAGGGCGGCCGCGACTCCAAGTTCCAGGCGATCCTGCCCATCCGCGGCAAGATCCTGAACGTGGAGAAGGCACGCATCGACAAGGTGCTGAAGAACGCCGAGGTCCAGGCGCTGATCACCGCCATGGGCACCGGCGTCCACGACGAGTTCGACATCGCCAAGCTCCGCTACCACAAGCTCATCCTGATGGCCGACGCCGACGTCGACGGCCAGCACATCAACACGCTGCTGCTGACGCTGCTGTTCCGCTTCATGCGGCCCCTGATCGAGGCCGGGCACGTCTACCTCTCCCAGCCGCCGCTCTACAAGATCAAGTGGGACCGCCGGGGCGAGGACGCCTCCTACGCCTACTCCGACCCGGAGCGCGACGCGATCATCGCGGACGGCATGGCCCGGGGCAAGCGCGACCCGCGCCTGCACGACGGCATCCAGCGGTTCAAGGGTCTGGGCGAGATGAACGCCTCCCAGCTCTGGGAGACCACGATGAACCCGGAGACCCGCGTCCTGCGCCAGGTCACCCTCGACGACGCCGCGCAGGCCGACGAACTGTTCAGCGTTCTCATGGGTGAGGACGTCGAGGCCCGCCGCTCCTTCATCATCAGAAACGCGCGAGACGTCCGTTTCCTCGATGTGTAGCGGTAGCCGTACAGCCTCTCCTCCGACTCTGAAAGGGATCCACCACCCGTGACGGATGTGAACACTCCGCCCGCAGAGCGCATCGAGCCGGTCGACATCCAGTCGGAGATGCAGCGCAGCTACATGGACTACGCGATGTCCGTCATCGTGGCCCGTGCGCTGCCCGACGTCCGCGACGGACTCAAGCCGGTCCACCGCCGCGTGCTCTACGCCATGTACGACGGCGGCTACCGCCCCGACCGCGGCTACTTCAAGTGCTCCCGCGTCGTCGGTGACGTCATGGGCTCCTACCACCCGCACGGCGACTCCTCGATCTACGGCACCGTCGTACGGCTGGCACAGCCCTGGGCGCTGCGCTACACCCTGGTCGACGGACAGGGCAACTTCGGGTCGCCGGGCAACGACATGCCGGCCGCCATGCGATACACCGAGTGCAAGCTCGCGCCGATCGCCATGGAGATGATCCGTGACATCGACAAGGACACCGTCGACTTCCAGCCCAACTACGACGGGCGTTCCCAGGAGCCGCTGGTCCTGCCGTCGCGGTTCCCGAACCTGCTGGTCAACGGCTCGGCGGGCATCGCGGTCGGCATGGCCACCAACATCCCGCCGCACAACCTGCGCGAGGTGTCCGAAGGCATCAAGTGGGCCCTGCAGAACCCCGAGGCCGGTGACGAGGAGCTGCTTGAGGCGCTGATCGCCCGGGTCAAGGGCCCCGACTTCCCGACCGGCGCGCTGATCGTCGGCCGCCGCGGCATCGACGACGCCTACCGGACCGGCCGCGGCTCGATCACGATGCGGGCGATCGTGGAGGTCGAGGAGG
Coding sequences:
- the yidC gene encoding membrane protein insertase YidC is translated as MELSWLNWLYTAVAQVITWIHQGYSSFLAPDSGLTWALTIITLTVLMRLLIFPLFLKQMRSSKKMQELAPKVQEIRKRYKNDKQRMNQEVMALYQGQGANPLGGCLPIVAQFPIFISMFTVLNAMAHGQLKFGMTQHLVDSARAAHIFGAPLPATFWTDSADIIKLGADPIATKVVLAIFVAISSLTTFLTVRQSVGRSMAQMPDNPMAQQQKILMYISPLFAIFSLNFPLGLILYWVTTNLWTLGQQHWFYSRNPSPVVDAKGNMVTPEPKPSLLSKVKKAAPEPEAPPAPPEPKPTRQQPTRQPRSKRTGSKKS
- the yidD gene encoding membrane protein insertion efficiency factor YidD, which codes for MMTAQQIAGVSPAARILMAPIRFYRTFVSPLLGPRCRFHPSCSAYGLEAMAVHGALRGTWLTIRRIGRCHPFHPGGFDPVPPRPVRSDETQGS
- the rnpA gene encoding ribonuclease P protein component — encoded protein: MLPSGSRMRRGDEFANAVRKGSRAGRPALVAHLSVRADGDEPPLVGFVVSRAVGGAVVRNRVKRQLRHLVRDRLHRLPRGSLLVVRANPSAASARSERLAAELDVALDRLLRRREPSKAHMDGR
- the rpmH gene encoding 50S ribosomal protein L34 produces the protein MSKRTFQPNNRRRAKTHGFRLRMRTRAGRAILAARRRKGRAELSA
- the dnaA gene encoding chromosomal replication initiator protein DnaA, whose amino-acid sequence is MDLGAVWARALENSLNESVPSQQRVWLSMTRPFGLMNDTVVLAAPTDFARDVLENKLRPLISHALSQEFGRPMRVAVMVDPSATGSDSGVASRPESYPQAPPQSYPQGGGQQQGYAQPVNAQHHGGSGPQHPYPAAGPAAPPSTEYPQHQPQAQPFSYSYQHMEEPAQPYLPAEPSPAPPPAEQGGGYGRGGYTPQPPPASRPEPDTFERPAQPAAGPVPNRWDGRGGRTQGEPARLNPKYTFETFVIGSSNRFAHAAAVAVAEAPAKAYNPLFIYGDSGLGKTHLLHAIGHYAQSLYDGARVRYVSSEEFTNDFINSIRDHKADGFRSRYRAVDILLVDDIQFLEGKEQTQEEFFHTFNTLHNANKQIVISSDRAPKQLVTLEDRLRNRFEWGLITDVQPPELETRIAILRKKAIQEGLAAPPEVLEYIASRISTNIRELEGALIRVTAFASLNRQSVDLQLTEVVLKDLITEDAGSEITVATIMASTAAYFGLSIDDLCGGSRSRVLVTARQIAMYLCRELTDMSLPKIGQQFGGRDHTTVMHADRKIRSLMAERRSIYNQVNELTTRIKQQSRNG
- the dnaN gene encoding DNA polymerase III subunit beta, whose amino-acid sequence is MMFRIERDVLAEAVAWTARSLPARPSVPVLAGMRLEVTETGQLKLSGFDYEVSAEVTLEPQSGEAGVVLVSGKLLAEITRALPAQPVDFVVEGAKAVVTCGSARFTLLTMPVEDYPSLPTMPPAAGRVGSDVFASAVGQVAVAAGKDDTLPMLTGVRMEIEGDTVTLAATDRYRLAVRELKWQPGQPDFSAIAMIPGKTLADAAKALGSTGAEVEIAMSSVGGTGEGMIGFSSAGRRTTTRLLDPEFPKYRSLLPTEFSARADLSTSAFVEAVKRVALVAERNTPVRLAFRGDEVVLEAGSGDEAQAVEVLPVDFEGDDINIAFNHQFLLEGLGAIDSDVARLQMTTSTKPAILTGGKPVDDGGVPDYRYLIMPIRLSS
- a CDS encoding 3-keto-5-aminohexanoate cleavage protein — encoded protein: MGLAMIKACLNGNREPGAHPALPLTPLELAEAAREAREAGAAAVHMHPRDEAGSETLSAVHIGAAVRAVRRACPGLPVGVSTGLWMTGGDAGARREAVRGWAALPVEDRPDFASVNLSEPGFSDLWHDLRRLGVGVEAGVWSIGDAEALAETGLECVRVLVEIIGGSADTAVSRAHAVLGRLDELAVPGPRLLHGEGEPAWILVDEAGQLGLATRIGLEDVLHSPVGGPVDGNADLVRLALARRV
- the gnd gene encoding phosphogluconate dehydrogenase (NAD(+)-dependent, decarboxylating): MQIGMVGLGKMGGNMAERLRRGGHDVVGYDRDPAVSDVSSLKDLVDRLQAPRTVWVMVPAGAPTQATVEELGDLLSSGDIVIDGGNSHYLDDQKHAAELGAKGIGFIDCGVSGGIWGLENGYALMVGGSKEGVERLMPIFDTLKPEEGGFVHAGEVGAGHFAKMVHNGIEYGMMQAFAEGWELLEASDVVTDVPGAFKSWRNGTVIRSWLLDLLVRALDEDPALAELKGYAQDSGEGRWTVQAAVDHAVPLPVITAALYARFASRQDDSPAMKVVAALRNQFGGHAVTSKEGETAKGADAPGADVVPPVEAEK